The DNA window AATTAAATTTCGTCCGGGAACAGATATAGGAGATTATAAGGTAAAATTACGTAATTTAATTCGTTTTTTAAAAAAAGGAGATAAAATAAAAGTTACTCTAAGATTTCGAGGAAGAGAAATGATGCATACTAAATTAGGATTTTCTATGTTAAATCGTATAAAAAGTGATTTAGAAAAATTAGCTATAGTAGAATCATTCCCCTCAAAAGTTGAAAGTAGACAAATTATAATGATTTTAATACCAAAAAAATAATTATTAATAATCTGGATATATTAATTATGAGTAAATTAAAAACAGTACGTAGTGCTGCAAAACGTTTTAAAAAAACTGGTACTGGTCTTTTTAAACATAAACAAGCTAATTTAAGACATTTATTAACTAAAAAAAACAAAAAAAAAAAAAGATTTTTAAGACAAAAAAAAATAGTTAAAAAAGGAGATTCATATTCATTAAAAATTTGTTTACC is part of the Enterobacteriaceae endosymbiont of Donacia fulgens genome and encodes:
- the rpmI gene encoding 50S ribosomal protein L35: MSKLKTVRSAAKRFKKTGTGLFKHKQANLRHLLTKKNKKKKRFLRQKKIVKKGDSYSLKICLPYL